The following is a genomic window from Salinibacterium sp. UTAS2018.
GATGTACGGCTCGAACGGCCGCGACGAGATCTTCCAGGAGGGCGTTGCTCGCTTGGCTGCTGGGCTGCGCGCGTTCGCTGAGCTCAAGGGCGTGAGCGCCGCCGCGTAGGCTCGCGCGCTCTCCGCGTTCGTCTCGACAGCCCGCCACAGGGCGGCTTTCGGAATAGCGCCGTTGGCGGCAAGGTTGTAGCTATCATGAACGACCTCCTTGCCGCCGACACCGCCATGGGCGCCGTGACGCTCAGCGTTGCGAACCTCGACGCGCTCACCGCGTACTACCGGGATGCCGTCGCGCTGAGCGTGCTGAGCGAGTCTTCCGACACGGTCGTTCTCGGTCGCGGCACCACGCCCGTCGTGATCCTCAAGCATTCACCCGCGCTCAAGCATGCGAGCCCGCGCGATGCCGGGCTGTTCCACACCGCCATCCTGTTCGATACCGAAGAGGCGCTGGCGGCATCCGTTTATTCGGTCGCCACTCGCTACCCGAAGACCTTCACCGGCAGCGCCGACCACCTCGTGAGCAAGGCCTTCTACTTCACTGACCCCGAGGGCAACGGCGTCGAACTGTATTGGGATCGCGATCGCACCCAGTGGAGTTGGACTCACGGCGCCGTCGAGATGGCCACGCTCTTTCTCGACCCCAACGCATTCCTGCAAGAGAACCTCACCGAAGCCGCCGTGGAGCAACCCGCGATTGGGGGCGCCCGCGTCGGTCATGTGCACCTGCAGGTCGGCGACGTCACCACCGCGCGCGAGTTCTACGTGAACCAGCTCGGCTTCGCCGCCACCACCGAAATTCCCGGCAGCGCCGTGTTCGTGAGCGCCGGCGGCTACCACCACCACATGGCCATGAACACGTGGAACTCGAGCGGCGCTGGTCCGCGCCTGCCGGCACTCGGTCTCGCCCAAATCGACATCACGGTGCCGAACGCCGACGACCTCGGAGCGCTCGGCGAACGGATGACGCACCACGGCATCCCGCTGCGTCACGATGGCCAGACCCTCAGCTTCGATGACCCCTGGGCCAACCAGATTCGTGTGAGCACCGCGCCGTAGCGCGAGCTAGCAAGCTAGCGAACGAACGGGCTACCCGCCGAGGCGTTCGTCAAGTTCGCGGATGACCGGCCACGCGCCCTCTTCGGAGTTCGACAGCACCACAACGTCGAGACCTGCCTCGAGGTAGTGGCGCACGATTCCGGAGGCGCCGGGACTCACACCGTCGGCGAAGTAGCTGCGAACGCTGCCGTCTTCGTTCATGTCGAACTCGAGCCCGAAGCCGTACCAGGTCTCGTCGTCGTACTGAACTTGCGGGGTGAGAAACTCTTCCGTGAACTCGGTGTCGAGCAACTCACCGTTGCGAACCGCCTGGATGAAGCGCACGAGATCGGCGGCAGTGACGTGGGCTCCGCCATCGGGCAGGCCAATGGGTGGGGCGCTGTAGATGTTGGAGACCCAGCGGCCGTCGATGTAGTCCCAACCCTCGGCAACGCGCGGGGCGGCATCCCGACGGTCATAGAAGCCAGAGTCCACCATGCCCGCGGGCGTGAAAACCTCGTCGAAGATGTATTGGCGGTAGTCGGTCTTGGTGACCTTCTCAAGCGCCAGACCGGCGAGCACGTAGCCCGCGTTGGTGTAGACGCACTCGACGCCGGGCTCCGCCAGTGACTCCTTATTCACAAAGGTGGGGAGCTGGTCGGCGGGCTCAAGAATTGTGTAGGTGGGGAATTCTGCCCACAGGTCGGCGTAGCTTTCGCCCTCTTCTTCATCCACGTCATCCGCAATGCCACTCGTGTGAGTGAGCACGTGCAACAGCGTGACGGCGGGGTCGATCTCGGTGTCGGCGAGGTCAACATAATGGTGAATGGATGTCTCGAGGTCGAGGTCATTCTTCGAGACCTGCTGCAGCGCCGCCACACTCGTGAAGAGCTTGGTGATCGAGCTGGAATCGAAGCGGGTATCTGCCGTGTTCGGCACATCCCAACGCTGGCTGGCCTTACCGGCGACAGCCTCGTAAACGGTGGCATTGCCGCGCTTGATCAGCACCGTGCCCGAGAAGTCGTTCTGCTCAAGAAAATCGTCGAGTCCCGTGGTGTCCATAGTGCGAGCCTACCGAGAATTGATGACCGAATCGTGGAATAAGAAGACACCGGTCACAGTTCTCCGTAGGCATGACTACTTCTCTTGACACCCACATCAACTTCGCTGTCGGAACCTGGCAGCTCGACCCCACGCACTCCACCGTTGCGTTCACGGTCAAGCACCTCATGATCAGCAAGGTTCGCGGAACCTTCGACGGTTTTTCGGGCACCATCGTCACCTCAGAAGTGCCTGCCGAGAACTCGATCACCGCCACCATCGACATGGCAACGATCAACACCAACCAGCCTGACCGCGACGGTCACCTGCGCACCAACGACTTCTTCAACGTGGAGGAGTTCCCCACCGCCACGTTCACCTCGACTTCGATGGACATCGACGGCGACGACCTCACCATTGAAGGTGACCTCACACTTCGTGGCGTTACCAAGCCCGTCACGCTGAAGGGCGAATTTGGCGGCATCGCCACCAACCCATACGGCCAGACTGTTGCCGCGGCAAGCGCCACCACCGTCATCAACCGCACCGAGTTCGGTATCAACTACAACGCTGCGCTCGAAACCGGTGGTGTTCTCCTTGGCGAGAACATCACTCTGACGTTTGACCTGCAGGCTGTACTTCAGAAGTAGCATCACGCGGTGCGGATGGTGTGGCGGGCTTGGCTCGCCACACCACGAGCGCTGCCGCGGTAACAACGAGCACCAGTACGCCAGCTCCCCAGGCGAGCCCGGCGTAGCCGATCATGATCAGGATGGGACCGGCGAAACCACCGCCCACCGCCCCGGCAAGGCTCATGATGGTGTCACTTCGACCCTGAATGCGTAGCCGCATCGCTCCCGTCGAGAGGTCAGCAACGAGTGCCGAACCAGCGACCGTAGAGGCGCTCCAGCCGAGACCGAGCAAGACGAGACCCACGGTGACGGCCGTATTGCTGAGCTCACCCAAAGCAACGACCAGCACGGATGCCGCAAAGAGCGCCTGCCCGATAAGGATTGTCGGGATGCGACCGAAACGGTCACTCGCCCAACCGAAGACCGGCGACAGCGAGTACATTCCGGCAATGTGCAAGCTGATGGTGAAGCCGATGATCGTGAGGCTCGCTCCGTGATGGAGCAAGTGCACGGGTGTCATCGCCATGATCGACACCATGACCGCGTGGCTGATCGCGATGGCGGCAATCGCGAAAACCAATGGGCCACGACCGCGGACGATTCCGGCATCCGCGGCAGCTGCCGGCTCGACAGGTTTATTGCCAGCCAGAACGAGAGGATCGGGGCGCAGCGCCACGAGGTAGAGCGCGACAGCGCCGAGTTGTGCCGCAATCGCGAAAACGAATGAGCCCGTATTGGTCGGCAGCGACAGCCATTGCGCTATCGCTTCACCAGGACCTACGAGGTTCGGGCCGGCGACAGCGCCAATCGTTGTCGACCAGACCACCAGTGAGAGGTCACGCCCTCGATGCTGGGGGGCCGCAACATCCGTCGCGGCAAAGCGCGCCTGAAGGCCAACCGCCGTGCCGACGCCCAGCATCGCAAACCCCAGGATCAGGAGTGGGAAGAATCCAATACCGACAGCAATGACAGTGATCAACGAGCCCGCGGCGGCAACGCCAGCCCCGAGCGCCAACGCGGGGCGACGACCCCAGCGAGCCGCCAACCGCGCCAGAGGAATAGAGACGAGCGCAGCACCGAGCGTGCTGGATGTCGCCGCCGCACCCGAGAGCGCCTCGCCGCCAAGATCGGCGGCCAAAATCGCCCCCACCGCAACAGTTGCTCCGAGGCCCAGCCCGGCGAGCACTTGCCCCGCAACGAGCGTGCGGACGATGCGGGATTGCACGGCGCGGTCGATGTCCATGGGTACAGTCTGGCTTACCACCAGCGCGTGTGCGCGCTAGCGCTTACCGCGCGGTGATTACCACGTAGCTCCGGCATCGGTAGACACCGAGACGCTAGAACCAGACCAGAGCCACACAGCGTCACCGGCTTGGGCGATCGAGACTGCCTGCGGCGCACTTTCCGCCGTGAAACAGCCAACCTTTTGCGCCTCGGCCGAGCTCGCTTCGAGAGACAAGATTGAGATTCCGGCACAGTCCTCTCCGCCAGCGGCGGCGATGACAAAGCCGGAGTCATTGGCCGCGATTGCCAGCGCACCGGGAATGCTAACTTCGCGCCAGCCGTCGTCGGCATCTAGAACGTGCACCTGATTGGTGCACAGCACTGCGACAGAATCTCCCTCAGCGAGCTGCAGCGGAGCACACGGAGCAGCGACATCGCGGTCGGGAAACTGCACGGTCGCGGGCTCTGCCGAGTCGATGAAAGCGGCGGCGCCATCTCCGGCCTCGTAGTCGGCCCAGAAGGCACCCGCTGTAAAGCTGCGGAACTCGCTGACTTCGCACCCATCTCCGACGGCCGCGACAATCGTTACGACGCTTTCGCTGTCAGCCCTAATAGCCAGCACTTGTCTGATGTCAAAAGCTTCGAGATCGACGCTCGAAAAGGTCTCACCGCCGTCGTCACTGCGTTCAAACACGGCGGGTGCATCGCTGCACACGGCCGCGTTTGCACGCCACGCGCTCGTACCATTTGCTGCGGCAAAAACCCGAGGGGCGGCAGCAATAGCGGGGGTGGTGGCCGTCGGCGTTGATGTCGGAGTCGCGGCGGGGCTGGCCGGAGCGTCAATTACATAGGTGGGCGCGCTAGAAGGAGCGGTGTCATCGCTGTCGTTTACCCCGAGGGCAACAACGACCAGGATGATGTCCGCGATCAAGAAAATCGATACGCCGACGATCGCCAAGGTTCGCCAATTGCGCCGCAACCTGCTGCGCCATGATGGTGTCGACGGGCGAGGCTTCTCGCGCTCCGGAAGACTAGACGTCATGAGGGGGCACCGGCCCCTTCATCGCGCGAACGAATGCCGCAACGATCTGGGACACAGCCTGGTCAATCACCGTTCCCGACTCGTCGTACACATCCTGCGACTGCCGATACGGGTCGACTACGTCATCATCGTCAGGATTCTCGGGAGGCGGAACGAAGCCTCTCTGCGCCGCGACCACTGCGACGAGCGCTTGCGGAGAGTCGATGGCAGCGAAATCATCATCAGTGAGAGCGGAAGCTATCCGGGCAAATTGTCGGAGCGTGAAGCTATAGCGAAGTGCGCGCACCGATTGCTGCACGACGTCGGCGCGGTGCTCGCGCGCTGCGGTGAGCACAAGATCTGCGTGATCGATGAGGTTTTCGTCAATCTGACGAGCACGATGCCCTGCGGGCGTGCCGCCGTAGGTGGCCGACAGCTCTGCAGCAGGTTCGGGCATCGAACGACCGACCAGCGCTGAGGTGCCCGCGCTCAACACTGTTGCCTCGACCCCTGCTGCTGCGAGCCGAACAGCGAGCAACTGCTGCGCTAACGGTGACCGGCAAATATTTCCCGTGCAGACCGAGAGGATCGTGAAGGTGTGACTCGAATCAACCTTGGCGGACGCTGACTCGCCCGGCCGACCGCCGGGCTCGAGCATGTCGAAGGAAAAGTCGCTGATGTCAGTCATGAGCTATTTCTTGGCTTCGTCTATTTCGTACCCGTAGCCATAGGAATGACCGTAGTGCCCGTAGCCGTAGGCGTCGGGGCCCTTCGTAGGAAGCATCGTCAGCACCAGTCCGGAGATCGGCGCATCGACGTTCGCGAGCGCCGCTACGGCACCCTGCACTTGGCCCTTGTGAGTTTTTCCGGCCGCGATTACCAAAATCGCTCCGCCGACGCGTTTTGCGAGGATCGCCGCGTCTGTAACGGGCAATAGTGGGGGCGCATCGAAAATGACGTAGTCGAATTCCCTATTGAATACCTCGATCAGCTTGGCCATCGCTATGGAGCCAAGAAGTTCGCTGGGGTTCGGCGGGATTCGTCCAGCGGGGAGCACGAACAGTTTGTTGCGGCCCCACGGCTGCATCACATCTTTGAGGTCTGCTTTACCGATGAGCACGTCAGTAAGGCCCACTGCACCTTCGAGCCCCATGTATTCGCCAACCTTTGGCCTGCGCAGGTCAGCGTCGACGAGGAGAACACGCACACCACTATCCGAGAGCGAGATTGCAAGGTTCGCCGCGGTGGTGCTCTTGCCCTCTGAAGCGACCGAACTCGTGATCACGAAGGCCCGGTCACGCTCACCGAAGTCGATGAACGACAGGTTGGTGCGAAGCGTGCGGAACGATTCCGCTCGAGGACTGCGCGGGTCGGACTGCACGATCAGGGGACGTTCTGCCGCCTTGGGGTCATAAGCGATGCCGCCGATGATGGGCGCATCAGAGATGAGTTCCAGATCCCGCTCGTTGCGAACGCGCGTATCTAGGACCTCGCGAAGAACTGCGATTCCGACACCAAGAGCGAGTCCCACAAGGAACCCGAGGGCGATATTGAGGGGAACGCGTGGGCTCACTGGGGCCGACGGCGCTTCAGCGATTTGCACGGTTGTGAGCTTCACCGGGCTCACGGCACCCTCGGTTTCGGGGGTTTCGATGAGTTGCACAACGGTCGTCAAGCTCTCTGCGATGCCGTTGGCGATTTCAGCAGCGTTCGCCGGGTCGGCGTCGACCACGGAAACTTCGAGAACGGCGGAATCGAGAACGGCGGACACCGAGACATTCGCAGCAAGAGCATCGACTTCGGTATCCAAGTTGAGGCTGTCAATGACGGGTTGAAGCACGATGGGCGTGATCGCCAACTGTGAATAAGTTTTGACCCGCTGCACGGTGAACGAGTTACCTTGCTGAAGGTCAGAAACAGACCCTCCATCGCTCGCCGTGGAGACGAAAACCTTCGAGGATGCACTGTATTTCGGAGTCTGAAGGATGGAGAACGTCGCGGAACTAGCGACCCCCACCAGCATCAGCACCACGATCAGTAGCCAGCTTTTGCGCAAAATGCGTATGTAGTCGCGAAGCTCCATACAGCGGCCTTTCGTTAGACGATCTCGGAAGACACCCCTGCGCCCCCGTTACATGCTCCCACAGACCACCAAAATTCTAGCCATCCTCACGTGTGATCTGCGTACCGTGGACCATTGTTGGGGCGGAAGCTCGGCCTGGGGTTGGGCCGGAGGCTCGGGCCGCGGTGTGATCGCACGGGGTAGTTTCCCCGGCTTCGGAGCAACTCGGAGCAGAGTCCATCGCACCGCTGCGCTCCGCTAGACTGAGGGCATCTTCCCGCGCGAAATCATGGAGTGATTCGGTGCCAATAATCGTCGTCGAGGTAATGCCCAAGGCTGAAATCCTCGATCCTCAGGGCAAGGCCGTAGCCGGCGCCCTCGTCCGTCTCGACAAGAGCGAGTTCAGCGCGGTGCGCATCGGTAAGCGTTTTGAGCTCACCGTTGACGGCCCCATCACTGACGAGCTGCTGGCTGAGGCTCGCGAGATCGCGAACGATCTTCTCGCCAACACGGTGATCGAAGACGTCATTTACGTTGGCGAGGCTCGCCCCGCCGACGACGCTCAGGGCGCATAGTGCGCGTCGGAGTCATCACCTTTCCGGGTTCGCTCGACGACCGTGACGCTCAGCGTGCGGTCAAGCTGGGTGGCGGTGAGCCGGTAGCCCTGTGGCACGGCGACCACGACCTCAAGAACGTGGATGCAATAGTTCTGCCCGGCGGTTTCAGCTACGGCGACTACCTTCGTGCCGGCGCCATCGCAGCGCACTCGCCCATCATGAGCGAAGTCATTGCAGCCGCGAACGGCGGAATGCCCGTTCTGGGCATCTGCAACGGCTTCCAGATTTTGGTGGAATCCCACCTTCTTCCCGGCGGCCTCGTGCGCAACGACCACGGAGACTTTGTCTGCCGCGACCAGAAGCTTCGCGTCGAGAATGTCGACACTGCCTGGAGCAATGGCTTCAAAGAAGACGAAGAGATCATCATCCCGTTGAAGAACGGTGAGGGCGGCTACATTGCTGACCAAGAGACGCTCGATCGTCTCGAGGGTGAAAACCAGGTTGTGTTCCGCTACCTCGAGGTCAACCCCAACGGGTCGGCGAACGACATTGCCGGCATCTCGAATGCTCGCGGCAACGTCGTGGGTCTTATGCCTCATCCCGAGCACGCGACCGAAGAAGGCTTTGGCCCAGACACTCGCGCTGCGATGCGTTCGGGCACTGACGGCCTCACGTTCTTCACGAGCGCGATCAGCTCGCTGATGGCCAACGCCTAATACTGAAAGTTCAGCCCCATGTTTGCGACTCCCAAGTCACTGTTCCGCGTTCTTGCATTTGCTGAAGCGGTCACCTGGACGCTGCTGATCACCGGCCTCATCCTGCGCGCTACAGCGGGGCTGGATGTCGCAGTGTCGATCGGTGGGGCCATTCACGGTTTCGTCTTCCTGGCTTACGGCGCCACTGCCGTGCTGTTAACGGTGAACCAACGGTGGAGCGTCGGCACCGCCGTTCTCACCATCGGTAGCGCGGTCATCCCCTACGCGACGATTCCGGTGGAATTGTGGCTAGCACGCTCGGGACGCCTGAAGGGCGACTGGCGCAAAGAAGCATCCGATCATCCGCGGGATGCGGGCTGGATCGACCGAACGATGCGCTGGTTCTTGAACCACCCGTACATGTTGGTGGCCCTCATCGCTGGCGCCGTCATTCTGCTCTACGTTGTGCTTCTCATCGCGGGCCCTCCCGGCGGCAAAGAGTAACCTCGCGGCATGGCTGCGGCCGCGCCTGAGGCGCTCCCACGAGGTGGGCTCGCCGCGCATCCGCTACAGCAGGAAGAACGGGATGACACCCGGGTTGCGCGCGTGCACAATGACGAGGAACACGACCGCGTCAAACAGTAGGTGCACGCTCAGCACGTAGACGAGGGACTTCGTGGTCGAGTAGATCCAGCCCTGCAAGAGTGCGAACGGGATCGTGAGCAGCGGGCCCCACGACTGGTAGCCGAGTTCCCACAGGAACGCCACGAAGATCACCATCTGTAGCAGGTTCGCCTGCCACACCGGGAAGTGACGGCGAAAGAGCACGAATACGGTGAGGATGAAGAAGAGCTCATCCCACGTACCCACGGCGTTCACGCCGACGAACAGGCGCCCAATCTCATCGGGCGTCGTGACGATGGGCCAGTTGAGATAGACCCCACTCGTGATGAAGTAGAACGGCAGAATGAGCCAGCCGAGAAAGAGCACGAGAACCAGGTAGCCCCACTGAACCCGGTTCCACGGCCAGCCGCCCCGCCACGGAAAGCGGATGAGGCGATCCTTGAACACGAAGCGCGAGATGGCATACGGCACGGCTACCGCCGCGGCTAGCACGAACCCGAGCAAGAAGAAGTTGCCCCAGCTGATGTCAGCTTCGACCGACACCGTCGAGACGATGATCATTCCGACCGCGATCAGCAACAGGTCTTTCGCGAGCCCTTCAGTGAACTTGCGGCTATCCGTGAACCAGGCCCCGGCGAGCGCGACTGCCACGACGACGTAGCCGAGCAGCGGCAGTCGGAGCGAGAACATCAGTACGGCCGAGCCGCTCAATAGCGCTGCAGGAACAAGGCCCCAACTGCGTGCGCTGAGGATGCGATCGGAGACAACACTGTCGACGGACGGCATGCGTATTAGTCCTTTGTGGGGGCGCGATCTGGCGCGTGGTCTGGCCCTTCAGCGGGCATGTTCTCGGGAACATTATCTTGCACCGGGATGGCGCCGGTGAATTCTTGACGGCGAGCATCCGCTTCGGCGCTACCGCTGAAGAGGCCGCGGTTCTGCGGTGCCGCCGACGATTTGGTGCGCACTGCAGCTTCGTTCTCGACCATGAGCACGCGCGTGCGAGGAAGCGCTGCAGGGTTCTTGGCCTGCAACCAGGTGACCATTTCTTCGCGAACGTGAGTGCGTAGATCCCACAGCGCTCCGGAGTCGGCAGCGCTGATCAGCACGCGAACGCGCACGAAGCCGCCCTTGGCATCCACGACTTGGATGTTGGCGGTGCGGCCGTCCCACAGCTCAGTGCGCTCGACGACTTTGCTGAGACGTTCACGCATCTGGTCGATGTTGACGCGCCAGTCGAGGTCGAAGTTCACTTCGCCGAGGAGCTCAGTGGCGTTTCGGGTCCAGTTCTGGAACGGTGTGGTCGTGAAGTAGGTGGAGGGCAGCACGAGGCGGCGCTGGTCCCAGATGCTCACGACGATGTAAGTGAGGGTGATCTCTTCGATACGGCCCCACTCGCCGTCGGCGATCACGACGTCATCCACTCGGATGGCGTCGCTGAAGGCGAGCTGCATTCCCGCGAACACGTTGGCGAGCGCCGACTGCGCGGCAATACCGGCAACGACGGAAACAAGACCGGCGGAGGCGAGAACACTCGCGCCGAGGGCTTCGGCACCGGGGAGAGTGAGGAGAATGGCACCGATCGTGACGATCACAATGACGGCGGCGAGAACGCGGCGGATCAGGAGAACTTGGGTGCGCACCCGGCGCGCGGCGCGATTGTCAGGAACATCGGTCGGGTAACGAGCGAGAGTGCGATTGAGCAGCAGGTTGATGATCGCGATCAGCAGCCAGCCACCGGCCGCGATGACCGCGATGAGGAAAACCGTATCGATGACGTCGCGAAGGTCTGCGACCGGGAGCGTGATCGAAATCGCTGCCCACACGGCAAGCAAGGCCATCAGCACTCGTAAGCGCTGACGTGTTTGAGCGAGGGTTTGGTAGACCCCGGGGCGCACGCGCGAGATTCCCCGCACAACGAGCGAGATCACTCCGATGCCAATGACGACCGCGACAAGCGCAATCAGTACGGCTACGGCGAGACCCAGCCACGATACCCATTCAAACAATCGAGTGATTTCCTTTCATTCGCGTTGTTCCACCCTAGGGGCAGGCACCACAACAAAGCCTGACGTGATTAACTAGGGCGATTCGAGAGGGATGTCATGAGCGAGCTAGCAACACAGAGTGCGCGTCGTAATTCCCTGCGCCGCTGGATCGCCACCCTGCGCGAGGGCATCGCAGCTGAGCTCTGGCCGCTGCCTACGATGTCCATCATTCTCGCGGTGATCTTGGGCATCGTGATCCCCTTGATCGACCGCGCCGTGGATGACTCGCTTCCGGCCGCGTTCGAACGCATCCTGTTCGCCGGTGGCCCGGAAAGCGCGCGCGCTGTGCTCTCGGCCATCTCGGGTTCGCTGATCACGGCGACCTCCCTTACCTTCTCTCTCACCGTTGTTGCGCTGCAACTGGCCAGCAGCCAAGCCTCGCCGCGTGTGCTGCGCACCTTCCTCAAAGACCAGACGGTGCACTGGACCCTCTCGGTCTTCGTTGGCACCTTCGCCTACGCCCTCACGGTGTTGCGCACAGTTCAGGATGGCGACGACAGCATCGATCCGATCGTGCCGCGCCTTGCGGTGACGCTGGCATCGCTGCTGACCCTGGCGAGCGTTGTCATGCTCACGCTGTTCCTGGCGCACCTCGCCCGGCAGCTGCGCATCGAGACGACGATGCGGCAGGTTTACCTCGAAACCAGCAAGACCATCGAGCTGGTGGCATCCACGATGGCTACCGGTGAAACGGAACTGCCCGAGTGGCCACCTGCCGAACGAATCGAACTTGCTTTAGCTAAACGTTCGGGGTTCATCCGTTCGAGCGACCGCTCGCGCTTACTGACCATCGCGATCAAGAACGACATCGTGGCGCGCGAAGAACACACGGTTGGGCACCATGTCGTGAGCGGAACCCCGGTGCTGCGCTGGTGGCCGCGTGACCCCCTGCGCCATCTGGATGACGACGACCGCGCCTACATCAACAGTGCGCTGGTCGGTGCCGTCAGTCTCGCTTACGAGCGCACGGCCAGCCAAGATATCGGTTTTGGCATCCGCCAGCTCGTCGACATCACGGCCCGCGCACTCTCCCCCGGAGTCAACGACCCCACGACCGCCGTGCACACGCTCGGGCATATTTCAGCGACGCTGTGCTCGCTCGCGGACCTAGAGATTCAGTCTCGCGGGCTCACCGATGATGATGACATCGTGCGCGTGATCATCAAGCCCCACAATTTCATCAACCTGCTCGACGTCGCCCTGACTCAGCCACGGCGCTATGGCGCGAGCGACCCCGGAGTGGTGGAGCGTTTGTACCAACTGCTGCAAGAAGTGGGCTACCGCGCGCAACGCACCGAGCAGTCCGAAGCGGTGGCGGCGCAGATCGACCGGCTCGAAGCATCCGTGGCGGCAGAAACGTACGACGCAGTGGAGCGCGAACGATTCGCCCATTTCGCCGAAGCCGCCCGGGTGGCGACCACCGAGCACCGCTGGCTCTAAGAAATTCGCCGGAGGATCTACGCCACGCACTCCGGGCGCGGCCGCACCGAGCTCGACTATCATTTCCCCATGCCAGACACCCACCCCACTCATTCCCCCACTGCTGGCGGAGAGCGGGTTCTGATCTTGTCTGCCGGGGTCGGATCCGGTCACAACAGCGCCGCCGCGGCAGTGCGCCAAGCGTGTGACGCCCGCTCCGATGTCGCCGAGGTGCAAGTGCTCGACGTATTGCAGGTCAGCAGCACGCTGTACCGCGACGTGCTGGGCAAGGGCTATTTCGTGCTCGCCAAAGGTTTGCCCTGGTTGCTCGAGTGGGCGTACGACGTTAGTGATGCCCCGTTTTGGCGTCGCGGCCCCATCGACCCGTGGACGCAAGCTAACTCTCTCCCCGTGATTCGAGCCATCAAACGCTTTCAGCCGACCGCCATCGTGAGTACCCATTTCCTCCCGGCTCAGCTCATGGCGACCCTTCTGATGCGCGGGGTGATTGACGCCAAAACAGCGGTAGTCACGACCGACTACGATCCTCAAGGCCTCTGGCTCACCAGCGCCTTCCACTCGTTCAACGTGGCGCGTGAGGAGGGCAAGGTCGAGCTGATGGCGCTCGGCTTCCCGGCCGATCGCGTGGCTGCTACCGGCATCCCCATCAGTACACCGTCGGATGTTGCACCCGATCGCGTCACCAACGACATCCCGCACATCCTGATTTCTGCAGGCGCTGCGGGCGGGGATTACGCCACCGCTGTCGTGCGACAGACGCTGCATATGCGCTCGGCGTTCACGGCAACTGTTGTGTGCGGGCACAACGTCGAGACTCGCGCGGACATTGAGAAACTTGTCGGGGCTG
Proteins encoded in this region:
- the purS gene encoding phosphoribosylformylglycinamidine synthase subunit PurS, which produces MPIIVVEVMPKAEILDPQGKAVAGALVRLDKSEFSAVRIGKRFELTVDGPITDELLAEAREIANDLLANTVIEDVIYVGEARPADDAQGA
- a CDS encoding MFS transporter, translating into MDIDRAVQSRIVRTLVAGQVLAGLGLGATVAVGAILAADLGGEALSGAAATSSTLGAALVSIPLARLAARWGRRPALALGAGVAAAGSLITVIAVGIGFFPLLILGFAMLGVGTAVGLQARFAATDVAAPQHRGRDLSLVVWSTTIGAVAGPNLVGPGEAIAQWLSLPTNTGSFVFAIAAQLGAVALYLVALRPDPLVLAGNKPVEPAAAADAGIVRGRGPLVFAIAAIAISHAVMVSIMAMTPVHLLHHGASLTIIGFTISLHIAGMYSLSPVFGWASDRFGRIPTILIGQALFAASVLVVALGELSNTAVTVGLVLLGLGWSASTVAGSALVADLSTGAMRLRIQGRSDTIMSLAGAVGGGFAGPILIMIGYAGLAWGAGVLVLVVTAAALVVWRAKPATPSAPRDATSEVQPAGQTSE
- a CDS encoding low molecular weight phosphatase family protein, with the protein product MTDISDFSFDMLEPGGRPGESASAKVDSSHTFTILSVCTGNICRSPLAQQLLAVRLAAAGVEATVLSAGTSALVGRSMPEPAAELSATYGGTPAGHRARQIDENLIDHADLVLTAAREHRADVVQQSVRALRYSFTLRQFARIASALTDDDFAAIDSPQALVAVVAAQRGFVPPPENPDDDDVVDPYRQSQDVYDESGTVIDQAVSQIVAAFVRAMKGPVPPHDV
- a CDS encoding YceI family protein, with the translated sequence MTTSLDTHINFAVGTWQLDPTHSTVAFTVKHLMISKVRGTFDGFSGTIVTSEVPAENSITATIDMATINTNQPDRDGHLRTNDFFNVEEFPTATFTSTSMDIDGDDLTIEGDLTLRGVTKPVTLKGEFGGIATNPYGQTVAAASATTVINRTEFGINYNAALETGGVLLGENITLTFDLQAVLQK
- a CDS encoding VOC family protein encodes the protein MNDLLAADTAMGAVTLSVANLDALTAYYRDAVALSVLSESSDTVVLGRGTTPVVILKHSPALKHASPRDAGLFHTAILFDTEEALAASVYSVATRYPKTFTGSADHLVSKAFYFTDPEGNGVELYWDRDRTQWSWTHGAVEMATLFLDPNAFLQENLTEAAVEQPAIGGARVGHVHLQVGDVTTAREFYVNQLGFAATTEIPGSAVFVSAGGYHHHMAMNTWNSSGAGPRLPALGLAQIDITVPNADDLGALGERMTHHGIPLRHDGQTLSFDDPWANQIRVSTAP
- a CDS encoding serine hydrolase; translation: MDTTGLDDFLEQNDFSGTVLIKRGNATVYEAVAGKASQRWDVPNTADTRFDSSSITKLFTSVAALQQVSKNDLDLETSIHHYVDLADTEIDPAVTLLHVLTHTSGIADDVDEEEGESYADLWAEFPTYTILEPADQLPTFVNKESLAEPGVECVYTNAGYVLAGLALEKVTKTDYRQYIFDEVFTPAGMVDSGFYDRRDAAPRVAEGWDYIDGRWVSNIYSAPPIGLPDGGAHVTAADLVRFIQAVRNGELLDTEFTEEFLTPQVQYDDETWYGFGLEFDMNEDGSVRSYFADGVSPGASGIVRHYLEAGLDVVVLSNSEEGAWPVIRELDERLGG
- the purQ gene encoding phosphoribosylformylglycinamidine synthase subunit PurQ gives rise to the protein MRVGVITFPGSLDDRDAQRAVKLGGGEPVALWHGDHDLKNVDAIVLPGGFSYGDYLRAGAIAAHSPIMSEVIAAANGGMPVLGICNGFQILVESHLLPGGLVRNDHGDFVCRDQKLRVENVDTAWSNGFKEDEEIIIPLKNGEGGYIADQETLDRLEGENQVVFRYLEVNPNGSANDIAGISNARGNVVGLMPHPEHATEEGFGPDTRAAMRSGTDGLTFFTSAISSLMANA
- a CDS encoding polysaccharide biosynthesis tyrosine autokinase encodes the protein MELRDYIRILRKSWLLIVVLMLVGVASSATFSILQTPKYSASSKVFVSTASDGGSVSDLQQGNSFTVQRVKTYSQLAITPIVLQPVIDSLNLDTEVDALAANVSVSAVLDSAVLEVSVVDADPANAAEIANGIAESLTTVVQLIETPETEGAVSPVKLTTVQIAEAPSAPVSPRVPLNIALGFLVGLALGVGIAVLREVLDTRVRNERDLELISDAPIIGGIAYDPKAAERPLIVQSDPRSPRAESFRTLRTNLSFIDFGERDRAFVITSSVASEGKSTTAANLAISLSDSGVRVLLVDADLRRPKVGEYMGLEGAVGLTDVLIGKADLKDVMQPWGRNKLFVLPAGRIPPNPSELLGSIAMAKLIEVFNREFDYVIFDAPPLLPVTDAAILAKRVGGAILVIAAGKTHKGQVQGAVAALANVDAPISGLVLTMLPTKGPDAYGYGHYGHSYGYGYEIDEAKK